One genomic window of Camelina sativa cultivar DH55 chromosome 5, Cs, whole genome shotgun sequence includes the following:
- the LOC104787539 gene encoding uncharacterized protein LOC104787539 encodes MGSKSPRIAALVLPLLLILFTLSSQIEVVESTGRKLSWWFTGTPIVYTPPSRSCGTSPAVYTSKWRRPRPCRLPPGGVITASDKSP; translated from the exons ATGGGTTCAAAGTCTCCAAGAATTGCTGCACTAGTGTTACCACTGCTTCTTATACTTTTCACTCTTTCCTCTCAAATTGAAGTCGTGGAATCTACAGGCCGCAAACTTT CGTGGTGGTTTACGGGAACTCCCATTGTGTACACACCACCTTCAAGGTCATGTGGAACTTCTCCAGCAGTATACACTTCGAAATGGAGAAGACCCCGACCATGTAGGCTTCCTCCAGGAGGTGTTATTACTGCTTCTGATAAATCTCCTTAA
- the LOC109132968 gene encoding uncharacterized protein LOC109132968, producing the protein MAAWWFTGTPIVYTPPSRSCGTSPAVYTSKWRRPRPCRLPPGGVITASDKSP; encoded by the coding sequence ATGGCAGCGTGGTGGTTTACGGGAACTCCCATTGTGTACACACCACCTTCAAGGTCATGTGGAACTTCTCCAGCAGTATACACTTCGAAATGGAGAAGACCCCGACCATGTAGGCTTCCTCCAGGAGGTGTTATTACTGCTTCTGATAAATCTCCTTAA
- the LOC109132909 gene encoding uncharacterized protein LOC109132909 — translation MGNIVGVYEEILIFTISSQVRVVEATSRILANGRTIVWTPASKSCGASHASWKKYRRPCKRPPRSAHASYNSP, via the exons ATGGGAAATATCGTAGGAGTTTATGAG gagattttgattttcaCTATTTCTTCTCAAGTTAGAGTCGTCGAGGCTACAAGCCGCATACTTG CAAATGGAAGGACCATCGTGTGGACTCCAGCATCAAAGTCATGTGGAGCTTCTCATGCATCGTGGAAGAAGTATCGCCGACCCTGTAAACGTCCTCCAAGATCTGCTCATGCTTCCTACAACTCTCCATAA